The Coturnix japonica isolate 7356 chromosome 8, Coturnix japonica 2.1, whole genome shotgun sequence sequence AATGACTGCTGTGGTGATGCCTCCATAAGGAAATAGCTCTGGATCATGGCACCGTGCTGTTTGTCTGCTGATTGAGCGCTTTTGTTTCAATATAAGAGCACCTGGAAGTCTTTTAAACACCTTCTTAAGTGACAAGGCTAAAGGGACACACCAACACCGCAGCAGCAATGAAAGATCAGAGCAGATGGAGAAGAGGCAGGACATTTAGAGAAGTAGCTTTTCCAGAGCACATCTCCCCTCAGCCAGCTCCTCATCCTTGGCACTGTGACTCACAGGCACACTGATGCCtcctgaagctgctgtgtgtgggatTTACAGCTGAcgggcagcacagccccaatGAGCTGAAGGCAAAGAGATCAGAAGGCCCCATCCATTCCACACAGGAACAGAATGGGGAGAAGGATCCTGCTCACACAGCCCTCACCTGGAAAATGAACACTGCTCTCTGTCATCCAGGTGATGAAGTCCAAAAGGGAGCAGTTGCAGTGCCACGGGTTGGCAGAGAGCCCCAGAAGCCTCAGGTTAGGCAGGTCCTGGACGGTGCTGGCGTCTAGGAAGGTTAAACCAGTCCGGCTCACGTCCAGGTGTCTCAGCCAGGTGTTGTTGGCGAAAGCATCCTTCTCTATTGCCACAAGGTTGGGATTGTCCGAGATCTTCAGCACCACCAGGCTGAGGAGCTGCGAGAAGGTGCTGAAGGTGACCTGCGTCAGGTTGTTGAAGCTGAGATCCAGGTAGACGAGCTTAACCACACCGACGAAAGTGAAATCCAGGTCATCCCCTAAGAGGTTCTTCTGGCAGTCCAGGTACACCAGATCCGCCAGGAAGCTCAGTTCCACGGCCGGGAGATACGACACCTTGTTGGCCGCCATGATCAGCTGCCTGGTGTCCAGCGGGATGGCCGAGGGGAACTGGTGCAGCTGCCTCCCCGTGCAGTTCACCTCCAGGTAACCACAGCTGCACCCGCTGGGGCAGCTGCCACCCCCAGCCGCcgccatccccatccccaacaCAAACACGATGCTCAGGGGCCGCCATCCACCTGCAGGAGACATGGCCCGGCGCTCCCACAGCGCTCAGCCCCCAGGGCGCCGCGTTGGGCCGCTGTGGAGCCGGTTGGGACGTGCTCTACATCGGCCACTCACCTGACGGGCTGCCCGGCTGGAAGCTGAGCCCGGCTTCGCGGTTCTCTGTACGCTGAAGGCCGGCCGAGCGCCTCGTTACGGCACCGCGACTCTGAGGGGCTCTGCGGCCAACCTGGAATACCCGAGTATTTCGGCCTCACTGACGCCCAGCCCCGCCTGCCCGCTGCGGGCCGGGAGCTGCCACACAGCGGCGGGCGCGAAGCCCCAACCCAGCAGCCGCCACCCTTCCCGCCACTCCCCACAGCCGCCCCCGCCCCTAACGGATAACGGCCGGCAGGGGGAGGGGCCTGATAAACCACGCTCCCCTCCCGCCAGCGCCGCCGCTGATTGGCTGGCGAGGGGAGCGCGCGTGACGCGAGGCGGGTGCCCGCCAGATTGAAGCGGCGCGCGGGGCGGCTGTTATGGCCGCCATGGAGGCGTTGACTTTCCCCCGCTACAGCCCGGATGATATCGTCGCTTATCTCCGCAGCCATGTCCTGGTGGGAGCCGAAGCTCGTAACCTCACCAAGGCCGACCTGTTTGCCAACATCAAGGTGCGTGGGGGCCCCGCTGTGCTGTGGGACCAAGCGGCACCGTGCTACGGCACTGCTATATTAGCTACCACAGCTGCTTGTTGCTCCTTTAGCTGTAGTATAAGGCACTAATACCTTAATGAGCCGCGAGTTTTTCTCTATACCTTGATGAAATAATTGCTCCTCACGTGTTAGAAGGCTTTGGTGCCCTCATTGATGCTGATTTATGCCCTTTGCTTCCCGCAGCCTGAAGTTTTGCACATGATTTTCATAAGGATTCTGCAGAAGGTGTATGGGATCCGCCTGGAGCACTTCTATATGGTATGTGTGTGCTTTGATGCTGAGCAGAATGCCTTAGAATCAAGGGATTTGCAATCAAGAGGAGCTCACTGCTATGGCAGGAGTCTTCTCCTTCTATGGACCCCTCTCTGATATGCTGCAGGTGCCAGCGATACATTGTAAGGCCTATGAGTGAGGCTATTGAGTTTGGATGCTTGTAATGCAGTTCTTTATATTACTGTTGGCTCTTTTTTGTCTTGGCCAGCCATTATTGATACTGAAAATAATCTAACTTGATAGCATCCTTCTGCCCCTGACTTGTGTTCACCATAGATGGGGAGACAATCCTCATCTAACTTAATGGCTGTGGGAACAaacctgtgttttcttttcagatgccAGTCAACGTTGACATAGTGTATCCACAGATATTTGAAGGCTTTCTACCCGTCTGTAATCTGTATATTCATATGTAAGTACATGATAGCTCGTGTAAATGGAATGTTTATGGGGAGTTACTAGAAGCAGTGGGGCTCTGGTGGTTGGCAGTTCCACTGCTTGTTGTCTTTGAGCAAAACAAAGTCTTTAGGTGAacaggaggcagcagtgtgGTAATGAGGTTTAATTCCAAGTAGGCAAAATGGGTGTGTTAGGAGGTAAGATATAGTTGAGCTGCGTGGAGGGTaatcttagtttaaaaacaaagtaaaacaacaaaaaataccagTCCTTTTAATGGGTTGAAGTTCATCAGAAGGTTCTTAGGTACTTATCTGAGTTCTGTTCAGATGTATCTGTTGAAGTGATGTGAGCACTACACTTGTAACTTTGGATTTGTTACAGTGGGAGAATCGACTCCCTCAGTTAAGTGAAGGAATCTCTtaagctgctctgcaggtgaGTATTTATAGAAATCCAAAGAGATGCTGTAATAATGCAGGTTTTTAATGCTGATCTGCACAGCAGTCCTACTGTATTATTCTTCCGAGGCTTATTGTTGCTTGCTGTGCATGTGCTGTGCAATGAGAGGCCATTATCTGGTGTTAGTCTATGTATATAGTGCAAAAACTGAGCCATAATCACTGACAATAaggtggtgttttgtttctttgcagggAGCGCTTCCTTCCAGTGTGCCGAGTGAATGACTTTCAGATTTCTGATGTTATAAATCCAAGTAAGGAGATGCACTGTGAGCCTTGTCTTTCCTGGGCTGGTGGCCATTGCTTGCAATCTTTTTGCCCATGTGGCATAGTCAGGTGGGCAGCTATAATGGAGATCTGTCCCTGGCCACCAGCTACTCATCTGACCTTAAAGATGATCTTTAGACAAGCTGGTTCTAATGAACATTTCTCTATCTATCTCCTTTTGTAGGCTAACCCAGTGAGGCTGTGTTTTATTAATCTATTAAGTGCCATTTTCTTACTGTGTTAAATAGCATAAGATTGCTGAGAGCCTGTAAGCTCAtagcttgtttttcttgcagcctGAATCATGCTTTGCCCAGTTTTCTATAAGCAATTGCAATGCATGCAGTGACAGGAGTAGTGATGGTTTGTACCTTCCATTTCAGAGGCAAAGAGGACATCTCGCTTCTTGAGTGGCATTCTCAACTTTGTACACTTCAGAGAATGCCGGCGTGAGGCCTatttggagctgcagctgggctaTGTAAGTCTGGGTGCTGTGATGCACTGTATATACACTGAAGTATATTTAATACTAACCTACAGTTGGCATCATAAAGGTTGTGTTTCTTCAACAGCATCATAAAGCAATGTGAGGATCTTCAGTATAGCCAAGTAATACAAGCAGGTATCCATTTGCTAAAAGTTCTTGTACAGCTACATCAAGCAAACACAACTACTGTAAATGGCTCCATGTAGAACTTTGTAATACCCTTAAGGAAAGATGTCAGTTGAGAAAAGTGAGTGGCTGGGCTTGTTGACATCGTAGAGGTTTCTGCTTGGTACCATGGCTGAGTTACTACTTAAGCTGTCagctgagcttttttttccagtaactTATTTGGTAGTTCAGCCTTGTAAGTGAAGGTTTGACACCTCCAGTTGTTTGGAGGAAATATAGATGTAGTGATTGTTGGGCTGAAGCTGGAACCGCAGGTGGTTTCTCTCTGAATATCTCAGTAGTTCAGGGACTGTGGATGTGATGTGAAATGATGAAGAGTTCTCTCATAGAACTCGAGAGAAACTACTCctctaaaacaaacatttctgaatgtttaaCTTGCAGAAATCTGCTATGGAGAAACGCCAGCAACTGGAGACAGCGAATCAGGAGTTAGAAATGAAGCTGGAGAAGCTAAAGTGAGTATGAGGACTGAAGGTCCCAGGATCTTTTCATCTGATGCAGACGAAGTTCCTTTTAGTCTATAAGAGATGTGTCTGTGTTCAgtaatatgatttttttcttcatttttttgtttttggtttgaCAAATGCCATAGATAACAGCATCTAAGTGTGTGGATGCAATAGATCAAGACACTGACTGATCTTTGTTAATAGCAATGGAATTCATAGCCTGCTTTATTCTTTCATCTGACTCGCTTCTCCATTTTGAACCTTCACCACATGCACTCACGTGTATTATTACTTGCTTTTCaagggagaaaaacatttctatgcTCAAATTGACTTCTCCTTTGGCACTTGTTTAACTTTGCTGCTGGTTAGTCTCCttgggaaataaaacagagagtATAGAAATATGTTGGCTCTGTTGCACTTACAGAAGTAGTTCTGATGGTGTTAGGCTAGAAATGTTGCTGGCAGGAAACAACAGTGTGGCTTAGGGACTGCGTAGTTGCTTTGAGAAGATACTCTGGTTTGGGACTAAAGTGAGATTTGATGTTAcgttttgttttcagtgataGGTCTTTATTGCTTATGTAGCTCTAGGaagttaatatttaatttaatggaTGGGTGAAGTTGCATTCCTCGGTTCTTTGACACGTTTACCCCATTCTGTTTCAGGTAGTTTAGCTGTACTCCCTACATCTTCGTGCcattaagttttgttttgcttgtagGTAATAAGTTGAAAAGATGGCTAGTTCCCAAGGTtgctttcaaaactgaaagcttCTTTGTTAACTGCTCTCAGTTTGTGCAAGGCAGGAGGTTCTCTAGATAGCTATAGTCCCATCTCAATACAAACTGTTCCTCTGGCATGTGATAATGTGCAGATTTCATACTTCCAAGCAAAGTTGGTGGAAGTATTCTTTCATGCTCGTTTCTATTTAATGTTATCATGTCCTACCTTAAGCCTGTACTACTTATTTCTGCAATAGCTATTTAGATGATGTTTTGCCTACAAAGCCTTATAAGCCAAGGGAAATAAGCTGTGTTAATTTGAGACTGTTTTGACCTGATCCACGATGTTGCTGGCTGTAAAGCCTTTGGAGAAAGAGACTGTTTCATCTGCTGTACTCTCACCTGACTGTGATGATACTGAAACTGTCCATTTTTTTGCTTAGCACTGTTCCAGTTGAACAGCAAGCAGAGTTCAAGCAGCTGTCAGATGACATTCAAGAACTGGAGCAACTTCTAAGCCATGACTATCGTCGGAAAGCAGTATGATCTCTTTGTATATTTCTCTGAACTGGTGCCAGGGCTTCTGATCATAGATGtgttttacattatttctgttccttgtcTTGTACTCCTCCAGAGAATAAAGAAGGGTGTTCAGATTTAAATCATAAATGGTTATTGCAATACTAAGTCCTGTCCTGTCCCTAGCATTACCTGTAAGGAATGTGAAACATGCCTTAAATCAGATTTAGAGAGCACAACAATGTATTTGactctttctttttgtattatGTTATTGCCATGACTTGGAAGATCCACATATTGTTCtctaagtgtttttttttctcttcctcctgaaTTTTAAGAATGAGAACCAGAGATGAGCCATGGCAGGTGACAAGAGGCCTTAGAAAGGTCACCCAATGGAAtggcaagaaaagcagcagggttGATCATAAAATGGGATAATTTCCCACCAGTGGCAGCTTGCCCTTAAGATCTCATAGGTAACCACTTTAGCTGTgttggagagagaaaaagaatgtggTTAGgtattttttttgggggggggatgtTACTTTAAGTCAAGTGTCTGCCATGAATACTGTTGACCACGAGCCTGACTTCTGTAGTTCGGGGGCCTTGTGTTAGTGCAATTAGACTGCAATTCTGTATTCTAGTCTTGCTGCTCTGAAGAAACAATCAGTGAGATCTCTCTTACATGTCTTATAGAGGGACAAAGGAGGTAGCAGCTGTAAAGATGTTTATttcaaggtttttcttttttcctaggCAGCACTGCAAGAAGTGATTTCACAAAAGAAGGCAGATATTACAGAGAGGACCCGAAAACTGGTAAGTGAAGCTCTGTGTAGGCTGTGGTTTATTAATTCAATTAATAGATGATCTTTGTATGGTTAGATTATTCTTGAAGCTAGTTAATATTCATATGATTACTAGTTGTGAGTTTTATCTTTCAAGAACTGCTTCGCTTTCATTCTAGGGGAAGTGTTGCTCTTTTATGTGAGCATCACAGCTGGTTTTGAAACCTACAGTGACTGCCTGAGTTGCTCTAGTTGAGGAGTTCTAAAGGAGAGAGCTGCTTAGTATGTGTATTAGCTGGCAGGTGTTCTGTGAAGCAGAACTTCTGTACTTCACTTCTCTGTACCACTGAGTGTGCTTGGGGAGCAAAGTGGACTATTAATTGTTTTGAGAATGATGTTCACAGGGATTTGTTTAATGGACTTCCTAAGAAGGAATGACTTAAAGAATCTGTCTGGTCATGAGATCATACAAATCATGTGTCGCAATTCCTCTTTACAATTGGCAACTTGGATGACCAAAAgttttttttgtccttgtaACTAGAATGAACTTAAAGTAACATTGGCTACTTTGAAAGAAGAACAAGAGCAGCTGAAATCAAAAATTGTGGAGAGtccagaagaactgaagaattATAAGGAATTAATGAAAGAGACTGTTAAGAAACTCAAGAAATCCAAGgtgagatgtttttcttttcctcatatgAGGAGGTATTAAACTTTAAAGTGCATCTTATTGAACTTCTATTGTTTTAAACTAGTTTTTGAGTAACTCATACTTAATGATCATCTATTTCCACACTCCCCTGTGTCATAGGCAAGGACAACTTCCACTGGACCAGGTTGTCCAGATactaacaagaaagaaatgggcATAAGTCAATGTACACAATGCTATGTTGACTGTGACTGCTGAACTCTCCCATTgataccttttttctttttaaagcaagaggTTATTGAGAAATACGAAAGTTATCGAGACCTGGTTGAAGTTCTGCCGTCGTGCCAATTGGAGGTGCAGTTATATCAGAAGAAGATGGAAAGACAGGCAGCAAATGTGGAAAGACTGGCCAGTGTATTATCAGAGGTTTGTATTGCCCAAATGAAACTTGGTTAGGAAGATCTCTAATGTCAGTCCAAGTGATTATCAGTAAACATAtgctctcttctcccttctgcccacaaaagaaagaatttagaTAACTTTAAAGCCTCATTCTGAAAACACCAGTAAAACGTAGCTGCTGTTTTGCTGGGTGTCACTGATGTCCTATTGACCACTTTTATTAGTCACAGGCTTTGTTGCCATAGAGACCTGACCTAAAATTGTTGCTTTTGGGTTGATAGCAGGAAATGCTGGAATTGGAATGGAAGTgagatctgttttcttctgcatataAAGCTGAAACTACAGCAAAAAAACTGTTACTTCAAGATTGCTTCATCTCTAAAGGTTTTAGTTTATTGATGTTACTAAACTAAACTTCTGGTGAGGTGCTGGTCACAAAGAACCTTGCTAGTTACTACCAAATTGTGAGAATGCAGTTATTAGAGCATTTAGGAAAACAACAGCATAGTCTTCTAGGGTTTTTGTATGACATCTTTCATAAGACCATGGCCTAAGAGCTACAACAGAACTCACAGTAGCTTCTAAGAATGATACAAATAACTACTTGTTCATTCAGATGTATTTCTAATTAGGTAAACTGCGATATGGCAAGGAGAGCTGGTCAGCTATCAGATCTTTAAAAAGCAGGAAGACTGTTTTAATCTTAGGGAACTAATAGCATGGCATATCATTCTGATTATTTTCCCCCgctttaatttatttcaatagGTCAGAAATCTGGAAGACCAGCTTGAGAGTGCTCAAATAGAGCTGAAAAAAGGGAAGACAGATGAAATGTCCCTGAAGAGACTGGTCACTGCAAAACATGAGAGGCTGTCTACAGCTGACATAAGGataaaaaagaagcatgaagaTGTCGAGCAATATAAGCACACTGTATTTGAGTAAGGATGTGCTGATGTTTCTGCTTGATGCTGCTTTATGTCTTTGTTATGTGCTACCAGCGTTCGTGCCTGGTACAAACATGTAGCTTAGCACTAAGAGGAAAATGAGTGATGTGGGATAGCTTGGTATGAAGACCAGtagtgctgcaggcagggactTGGGGTCTCAAATCAATAATTGCAATGTGACTTGACAGCAATTCTTTTATTGGATCGCTAATTTAATTTATAATGCTTATTCTTGATTCTTTTATCTTCTTAAAGAGAATGTCACATTGGGATAATTTTCTAACTTATCAGACTTCAACAAAGCCCCATTTGCCTTTCATGAATTTTTCATAATTTCCCTTGCCACTTTTGCTCATTATCAAAGATGTTCAAGACCCATGGGGAAATGGGGCTCGTATCTCAGAGGAGCATTACCCTGACATGATGCttctaaaacaaaaggaaaagtgtcATTTGATCAAAGCCTCTTAGCCCTTATCCCTTTCTACTGTATGCTAAAGGCAGGTTGCAGAGCAGTGtttacagcacagcagtcaCTTCTGCAGTAGCAAAGTGTGGTGTTGTAAGGTCACGGCTTCCCTGATGCTCAATGTGCTGAACTGTGGTAGAGAAAGCTCATTATGTAACGCTTTTGTACACTAATAGGAAAAGGGATGTGGAAAATTATTGGCTGGGGTGGCTTAAATAAGGTGGAAgaaaggtggttttttttcccccacatcaGTGGGAGTGGAGTTTAAGTCTCCATtgtgcagaaaggcagcaacGTTCCTGGGCTTCAGCTCTTCATGTAGGGCGTTGTATCAGCTAAAGGGAGATAGGAAGGAAAAGtagcttttaattaaagaatgaaaataatagtCTACCACTCCTCTGTACTAAATGTTGCTGCCAATTTATCTGTTTCTAATACATTAGATATTTCCCTTGAGTGTTTAAATTAGATGCTTTGAtaagaaagagggaaagggaggTTGCCTTGATTTGAAAACAAGTTTCCACTGGTGAGTAAGAAAATGTGTCCTCACTGTTCCCTTGAGGTAGAAAACTATAGATATGCTTTCACTAAGTTTGAATGATTTCAACCCAATcttcacagaaagcagctgctacAGTTCCAACTGTAATTATTGTGCAAATGCTCACTGTAAAGTGTTAAGTGTTTTCTGCTGATCTCCTGTTCCCACAGTAACGCTGCTGATTACATGGCAGCttacagctggagctggctAAATTCACCTGCAAGCTTGGGAGGCTTTGGAAATAACATTCACAGGGGGATGGAATATGGGGATCTGAGGCTGAGAAGAATGTGACTTGCAGTTGTGCTCAAACACCAAATgcagctgtgttgtttttcaaaCTCCTACATTGGGTCCTAGGCCTGTGCTGGCCTTCAGCCCAGGCTCTCTACTCACATCTGGGGGGGGACTAAGCTTAATCTGGAATTCATTGAATGTTTCATTACTAATTTTCTTTTACTCCCTCCTTTAGGTATTTTAACAGGGTTCAGGAAAAGAGGGGTGCTGTGTATGATAAAGTGACAGCGATTCAGAAGGAAATCCAGCAGACAAGGTTCAAAATCCAGCAACTGACTGAGaatgctgaaaaagaagaaatgaaagctaaagTGAGTTGTGTAGGGCTAGTTTATTTATCTTCTAAAGGAAATCTGTTTGGTCTGAAAACTGATATCCAGCTTGGTCTGTGCAGATAAAAACAGTTCTTATCAGCCTTAAAAACAAGCGGAGCAGGTGTTGGTTTGGCTAGTGGGACAGAGAGCAC is a genomic window containing:
- the LRRC52 gene encoding leucine-rich repeat-containing protein 52, which produces MSPAGGWRPLSIVFVLGMGMAAAGGGSCPSGCSCGYLEVNCTGRQLHQFPSAIPLDTRQLIMAANKVSYLPAVELSFLADLVYLDCQKNLLGDDLDFTFVGVVKLVYLDLSFNNLTQVTFSTFSQLLSLVVLKISDNPNLVAIEKDAFANNTWLRHLDVSRTGLTFLDASTVQDLPNLRLLGLSANPWHCNCSLLDFITWMTESSVHFPDADNITCYTPEALHALKMPAAEVQLQSSCQTQLHKQDYIFLCFIGFCIFFAGTVVAWLAGICAVIYQIHSSKEEEEEEEEEEKDAVT
- the NUF2 gene encoding kinetochore protein Nuf2; the encoded protein is MAAMEALTFPRYSPDDIVAYLRSHVLVGAEARNLTKADLFANIKPEVLHMIFIRILQKVYGIRLEHFYMMPVNVDIVYPQIFEGFLPVCNLYIHMERFLPVCRVNDFQISDVINPKAKRTSRFLSGILNFVHFRECRREAYLELQLGYKSAMEKRQQLETANQELEMKLEKLNTVPVEQQAEFKQLSDDIQELEQLLSHDYRRKAAALQEVISQKKADITERTRKLNELKVTLATLKEEQEQLKSKIVESPEELKNYKELMKETVKKLKKSKQEVIEKYESYRDLVEVLPSCQLEVQLYQKKMERQAANVERLASVLSEVRNLEDQLESAQIELKKGKTDEMSLKRLVTAKHERLSTADIRIKKKHEDVEQYKHTVFEYFNRVQEKRGAVYDKVTAIQKEIQQTRFKIQQLTENAEKEEMKAKEIYQNLKAGLEKRHDSLIKIAKNYAASREDKIAELQKGLLRVQSPGSTS